The DNA window GCACATTTGCACTACACATGAAGACAGCATATGTCCATAATCGTTTTCTCACCCTTTGTATTTTAGATCTCCGGGTATCTTCATAAATGACCTTTTCCCCCCCTTATTCTGTCCATTGTCCAGAAATGTTATTCTATGATTACGAGGACTCAAAGACCTCCAGGCTCCAGAGCCTATAATTGTACATAAGagccacttctttttttttttttttctttttttggcataGATTGTGACCTTTTAAAATGTGGTGATCTGATTGATCAGGGGAAGACAgtcgtttttatttttcattatgttggaattttgtgttttagaaaaaaaaatcaatattttagttaattaaatgttaattaaatgttatcacaagatgtttttttttttttttttttttttatcctactTTTTGGCAGTAAGCACAACACCCCTGAGTGTTAATGTTAAAATATGTAATGTGCACAGATTATTGGCCTGGCATCCTAAAATGAAGATTTAAAGAAAACTAAATTTAGCTTTGATGTGGAGATGAATTGTGACAGTAACAGCAGTGTCTTGggcattttagtttttttttttttttttttttttttttttttttagtttctagTTCCTGAAAAAGAGGAAGTTTCTGTAAAGTGATCAACCCTTTGCTGTGTGATTTCTGTCCTTTGAACCCTGACGTAAATATGAATCAGTGTTGTTTTCATTGTactgattttacatttttgtgtgtgtgtgtgtgtgtgtttttttaatgtatatcaCAAATAGAAATTTGAAGCAAATGGAATCATTGACCCAAATGCCCTGCCCACAGGTTTAACACAGAGGAGACACAGCCGGACACTGCGCatactgtttttctgtctgatgGAAAATTAAATGCCACAGGCCGCTGTTTGGAGCTCAGTCTCCTATTCACTTGCATCCCATTTATTTTTGGGAGTCAGAGGGCCTTTAATATTGGCAGGAGTGTTGTTTTATTCCTGTAAGACATGTGTGTATTGAAGTGGTGTTTAATAAGGAAGTTGACTGTGCTTTTCTTCCCCTCCTCAGTGAAGAGAAAGTGAAAATCTTGTTCTGCTAGTTTTTGAAGCGTCGCGTGTGTAGACCTGGAAACCTGATATCCCTTGTAAATATTAGTGGCTCATGGTGGTACATTGTACTGTGAATTATAAATGCTGTTATTTTTCATATCCTTGTCACTTTttacatcttaaaaaaaaaaaaaaacaccttattGATTAGGATATCTTTGATTTTCTTGATCACAGGTGGCAGtggggaaagaaaataaatgcactAATTAACTtgagtgctgtttttgttttctgacagAGGTCTCTGTAGTCTGTGCTTACTTTGATGCAGTGTTCGCATTTAGTCGGTAACCATGCTATTTTCGGTGGCTCAGTGGTCTGTTAAAAGTGTGGTTGTTCCGCCCAGCAGGAGTCTTGCCTCAGACTGGCCTAAAATGGGCAGAAATGGTGCTGAACAAAAGCTGCTTGTCGCTCGTACAAAAGTACTTGAAGCGTTGCAGCCGGGACCAAGCTGCATTGCTATTGCCTGTGCCTCTCAACAGGAAAGGTATAGCaaactttaagaaaaaaactacaacaaTTAACTGTTTACTGTAGAGTAAGCCTGTAGTTTATTTGTAAAGTCACAGCTGCTGTTCAGCAGATTGTAGCCCTAGCTCCCTCATGTCCACACAAATATTACACCACATAGCCTCATGACATCACACACTTACATAATTAATTACATGGCACTTAATCTTTTAACTATTTTAGCTAGTGAAATTGACAGCTGTACAAattctgtgtttgtctgtgtgataCATTTCTTGATATTTAGACAAGTGTTACCATTGTGTGTCtcactctgtgttttttgtCTCCTCACCAtcacaaaagagagaaaacatgtTCCCGAAGGGCACCAAGCGCAAGTTCTCAGACTCTGGGGAGGAGGCCGTCTCCAGTGGCGACCAGGGCCCTGCAGCTTCCTCTGCGGCAGCTCGGACGCTGTCTTCCTCTTACAGTCTGCAGCGCCAGTCGCTGCTTGACATGTCGCTCATCAAGCTGCAACTTTGTCACATGCTGGTAGAGCCAAACCTGTGCCGTTCGGTGCTGATTGCTAACACGGTGCGGCAGATCCAGGAGGAAATGACCCAGGACGGGACCTGGCAGATAATGACACAGGCCCTCGCAGCCGCTCAGTGTCCCACTGACCGCCTGGTGGCCACTGAAGTGTTGTGCCGACAGACTGATGCAGCAGCTCAGGCAGGGCAAAGCCCAAAGCCTTACTCAGTGGTTGGTGTGGAGGAAGGCTACCACTCAGAAGAGGTGGTCATGGAGGGAGATGTGGAGGCAGATGTCACCATGTCTACTTTGTCACCCGTCTCCCCTCAGTTGTCCTCGGCTTCTTACCTTGCAGGTCCCTTTGGCATGGGGCCCTgctgggaggaggaagaggaagatggtgagtgtgaggaggaagaagaggaggacagcGAGGAGTGTGTgtcagagggagaggagggagatgGGGACCACCTAAGTGCAGACTCCAGGACAGGGGAGCAGGTTTTTGGCACTTTTGAGATTAAGCACCCAGCGCCGCCCCCTGACCCTGCGCTTGAGGAACTGTTTTCAGATGTGGACCCATCCTACTATGACCTTGAT is part of the Archocentrus centrarchus isolate MPI-CPG fArcCen1 chromosome 22, fArcCen1, whole genome shotgun sequence genome and encodes:
- the cdca4 gene encoding cell division cycle-associated protein 4; the protein is MFPKGTKRKFSDSGEEAVSSGDQGPAASSAAARTLSSSYSLQRQSLLDMSLIKLQLCHMLVEPNLCRSVLIANTVRQIQEEMTQDGTWQIMTQALAAAQCPTDRLVATEVLCRQTDAAAQAGQSPKPYSVVGVEEGYHSEEVVMEGDVEADVTMSTLSPVSPQLSSASYLAGPFGMGPCWEEEEEDGECEEEEEEDSEECVSEGEEGDGDHLSADSRTGEQVFGTFEIKHPAPPPDPALEELFSDVDPSYYDLDTVLTGMQSTPKMGPYDLLDCLSSHGPTALSSSSSCRSDLNELDHIMEIIVGS